GTCACGGAGAACATCCCCGGCAGCAAGTTTTCCTGTTGCTCATAGACCGTGAGGACGCTGGGTCCACGGCGCGAACCGAAACGGATCTCCATGTCGGTGGTGGTTTGCTTGCGCATGCGGATGGCCAGCTTGCCCCCGGCGGGAACATTGTAGATGGCCGGCGCCTCGTCATCCCCCGGTGGTTTGGGCGGTGGGAAATAGGCCTTGACCACCCCTCGGTGACGACGAGGCACTGCCCGAAAGAACGTCTCCAGGGTTTCGAACTGGCCATCTTTCCAGTAGCCCAGATCAAACCAGACGTTGTTGGCGCTGGAATCGCTCCTGTTGCGCAGGTACAGAGAAAAGCTCGCGCCATGGATGGCGGTGGCCTTGGGATAGGCCGTATTGAACACCCAGGTCACGATATTTCCGCTGCTGGTGATGGTCTCGATGGTGTTGCGGTCCTTGCGCCCGGTGCACAGGTATCCCTCCTCGCGCAACAGGGCGAAGCGCTCATAACCCCAGGCCGTTTTACTGTTGCAGCCCAATGCCAGGTTGGTGCTTTGCCCACCCAGGTTGGTGCCGCCATCGGCGACGGCGTAGTACATCCTGCCTTGGATGGGGTTTTCAAAGGGACGTTGGGGTATGGCTTCCCGGACGACCGTATTGCCGTCGATGTTTTGCGCCGGCGCGGCGTCGCGGGCGCGCACCGCGAACTTGTAGTCGAGACCATTCTGCAGGCCGGTGACATGATAGTTGAGGGCCGAGGTTTGGGCCTGCGGAGTATTCCAATCGATGCTCTGGTTGGCCAGCACCCAATAGACCAGATAGGTGATGGGCCCGGTATCGTCGCGCGCCGGGCTCCAGTGCAGATCCACGGAGCCGTCGATGTAGGCGGGCCGTGCCGATTCGAGCCCCTGGAAGCGCGGCGCGAATGTATCGAGCAGCGCCTGGGCGCTCTGGCTGTTGGACGCCGGCGAGAAGTTGATCAGGGTCTCGTCGAAGGACTTGACGCCGAAGTAGTAGGTCACCCCGGGCGTGAGACCCTGGACGATCATGGTCTGGGTGCGCGGGTCGTTTTCGTAGTTGCGCACGGCCGAAGGCGGCCCGGCGGCGATGGTCGAGGAGGCCCAGTTGGCATCCGTCACGGGCCCGCCGGTGCGGTAGCGAACTTCGTAGCCGTAGACGCCCGGTCCCCGCGATCCCGTATAGTCCGGCCCCAGGTCGCCGTCGTTGTAAGGCGGCGTCCAGGAAAGCTTGACCGTGCCCACCGCGCTGCCGGTGACGGCGGCCAGGTCGGTGATTTTGCTCGGGGCGACCTGATCCTCGTACCAGGTCCAGGTGAAGTCGCCGTTGCTGTGACAGGCGATGTTGGAGCAGCGCTGGATCACCGGATTATAGAAGCCGGTGGGATCGACGTTGCCGTACAGATCGCGGAACTTGGTGTCGTTCCACACATCGCCGTGCAGGTCGGCGGTGACGTCGGCGCGCCCGGTCACGGGACTGGAGTGCGGACCGTCCGAAGCGTTGCGGCCGCCCGGATCGGGGTGGCAATAGGCGCAGGCCTGGTTCTGATAGCTCAGCTTGTCGCCGTAGGCCGCCCAGGCGGCGTCGTTCAGACCGGAGAGGGCCTGGCCGATGGCGTCGACATGGGCGAAATGCGAACCGGCGCGGTCGGCGACGTTGTAGCCGTCGCGCAGCGTGCCGTCGGGCCAGAAGTTGTCGGCGGGCACCGTGTTGTTGCCGCCGCCGTGACAGCCGTTGCAGCCGCTGGGGGCAAAGGCGGTGGTGTCGTGGTCGTGCTTGTGGCAGGCGAGACAGTCTCCGGCGAAATGGGCCGGCGCCGCGACGCTGCGGTTGAAGTAATTGACCGCGCCCGCCTCGTGACACACCTGGCAGATACCGTACTGGTTGTTGCCCGCGGCGTTGGGCACGGCGACGAAATAGCTGGCGCGCTGGGTCTTGTCGCTGAAGCCGACGACCTGGCGCCCGCCGATGGTCTCGCGGATCATGGCGTCGTGACCGGCGCCCTGGCCGTGGGGATCATGACAGAAGGTGCAGCGCGTGCCGTCCTGGCTGGCGCCGCTGGTGGCGTAATGCGCCTGGGCGGCGAAAGTGTGGCAGGCACCGCAGTAGGCGTTGGGATTGCTGCTGTAATTTTTCCCATCGAGGGTGCGCAGGCGCGCGGTGTCGCCCGCCCCCATGTGCGCGGCGTCGTAATCCAGGCTGTGGCAACCGTTGCATGCCTGGGCGGGCGGGTTGGAACCACCCGTGGCGCTCTGCTTGCCGTGCCCGGCGCTGAAATAGGCGCTCTGCGCGGCGGCGGCGCGCTGTACGCCGTCACGGTCGAGATATACGGTGGTCTGCGCGCCGGTGTGGCAGGTGATGCAGTCGGCGCTCTCGGGATTGCCCCACACCAGAATGATCTCGGGGGATTCCACGCCGTGACAGGCATTGCAGGAGGTTTCGTTCGCCGTCAGGCGGCCGTCGAGATGGCCGGCATGGGAACCTGTGTCGGCGCCCGCGCCGTGGCAGGAGGCGCAGCCGATGTTGGCGCCCAGGGGATCGACGTGCGCGGCATGGCTGCCGCCGAGGCCTGCGCCGCTCACTGCATGGCAGCTGCCGCAGCCGCCGCTGGCGGGCTCATCCCAATCGGGCGCGGCGAAATTGCCCTTCCCGTCGGAATGGCAAACCACCGCGCAGGTGCCGTTGAGGCTGTCGTAGGTCCCCGCGCCGAGCAGGGCGTGACCGAGGCTGTAATCGCCGTCGAAGGCCACATCGACCCTGCCGTTGACGTGGGTGGTGCCGCGCGCCCCAGGCAGAAGAGCCGTCGCGCTGCTCGCCGTCTGCGCGTGACAGACGTTGCAGGCGTAGCGGGCCACATGCTTCAGGTGCGCGCCGGAATTTCGCGTGTTCATGCTCGCGGCATCATTGCCGTGACAGGCGGTGCAGGTGCTGATGGTTCCCTTGCCGCCGCCCCAGGATACCGTGACGGGCACGAAATCCGCCGGGGTCTTGCTGCCCGAGGCGTTGCGCCGTCCGCCGTTGCTGTGGCAGTAGACGTTGCTGCAACTGCCTGCCCCCGTCGGAGTGTAGGCGGGGTTGAGCACGCCGTTGCCGCTGGTCAGGGGAGCGAAGGAATTGCCCGCCAGCAGGACATCCTGAAAGCTGCCCTGATTGTGGGTCGCGGCGAAGTCGTCGGCATTGTGGCAGACGCCGCAGCTGAAACCATAGCCGCTGGACGCGCCTGCATGAGAGGTATGGGGGGTGAGGTTTTCGGGTTTGTAGAAACTTTGGGCGGCATAATCGCGCGGGGGATCTTCCACGTAAGCATAGCCGTCGGGCCCGGCGCGCACCGGATTGGCGGGCGGGAAACCATGACAGTCGTTGCAGTTGGCGGCGAAGGAATAGCTCATGCCCGCGCCGTTGTGACTATGGCAGCCGATGCAGTTCTCGCCCGCCACATGGTCGCGGCTGCTCTCCATGGTGGTCACTTCGCCGTGACAGCGTTCGCAGTAGCCGTTGGCCGTTCCGGAAATCCCCGCCCACTGTTCGGCGATGCTGGAGGAGCCGCCGTGGATGTCGGGCAGGGCCGTATAACGCAACCCCGTCACCGGACCGTAGGTGGCCGTCTCGACACGGCTGCGCAGCACGAAATAATTGACCTCGCCTTCGTTGTAGGAATGACCGCTGTGGCACACCAGGCAGCCGATGGTTTCCGTCGCGCTGCCGTGGGGCTGGTATTTGTGACAGGCCTGGCAGAGGGTCGATTTGTCGTCGGCCAGGGGTCCGTCGGCGCGCAGGATCTTCCCGTCGCCCTGACCCGCCAGGCCGGGTGCCACCGGGGTGTCCGACGACGAGTCGGCGAAATGCACCCCATGACAGGAAGCGCAGCCGACGCCGCCGTTGCTGAGCAATTGGATGTCGCCGGGCCAGGCTTCCACCTCTTCCGGGGCGCGATATTTGCCGGGCTTGGCGGCGGCGACCGCCGCGTAATTGGTCACCGTGGGGTGGGAAAGCAGACCGCGATCGGCGGCATCCACCACCCAGGGGGCATGACACTCGATGCACATCTCGTCGCGGCTGCCCGCGCCCATGCGCAGAATTTTCGTATTGTCCGGATCGCGGCTATGCGGATCGTGACAGCGCTGGCAGGTCAGCTTGCCCGTCGAGATGCCGTAGCGCCCGTAAAACAGGCGATTGACGGGCGCCCGCGCGCCGGCGGCGGGATTGACGTCCTTGGCCGCCCACATATGGGAGTTCTGGGCACCCGGGACCAGCCCCTGGGGATAGGAGCCCTTGGCGTTGCTCGCGTCGCCCGGAGCAAAGCGCGCCTTGGGCGCGCGATATTGTCCATCGAGCATGAGGATGGGGCCGCCGCCTTCCTTGTGGCATTGCAGGCAGATGTTGGCGCTGGTCTGGCCGAGATCGGTGAAGCTCACGCCGACCTTGTGGCAATTCTTGCAGTCGAAATTATGCACCACCGTGGCCCGGGCCGGCGCGGCGAGCAGGCAAAGGGTCAGCAGCAGTCCCAAAAAAACGGTTCGATGAAAGATCGCCATGTTCACAACCTCCTGCCCAAGGGTGACCCCGGCGCGACACCCCGCCGGTTCTTCCCGAAGACAATATTTCGGCCATTTGGCCAAAGTGTCGGCATTTTCGCGGAATGACCCGCGGATTCTCCAAGGGTCTGAAAAAGGGTCGGTTCTTTTTCAAAAAGCCAAGACAAGCACCCTGCCGCATTAAATTTGTGCAACCCTGCGAAATGAGCTGTGCAAAATACAGTCCTAATGTTTTCAAATGTAGTGTTTTTAATCTTTTTTTGACCTTAAATCTGCGGATTTTCCCTGACCTGTGAATCAAGCTCATGAGCAAAATCCGCCGCCAACTTCCCCCTTGCCTTCCGCGCGACACGGCACTACCATCGCTTTTATCGCCATTTTCGAGGTATTCCCCATGAGCTTGCTTTACACCCTTGATCTCATCGGCACCGCGGCCTTTGCCGCCTCGGGCGCGTGGGCCGGCATCCGGCGGCGCATGGATCTGCTCGGCGTGCTGGTGCTGGGGGTGGTCACCGCCACGGGCGGCGGCACTCTGCGCGACATACTGCTCGGCGATGTGCCGCCCTTTTCCTTCAAGGACGAAACCTATCTCTATCTGTCCTTCGCCGTGGCGCTGGTGGTGTTCTTCTGCCATCGACGGCTGGAATTTCTCCAGCATCCCCTGCAATACTTCGATGCGGTGGGCCTGGGAACCTTCGTGGTGATCGGCACCGGCAAGGCGCTGGCCTTCGAGATGGGTTTTATCGGGGCGGTGGTGATGGGGGTGATGACGGCGACGGCGGGCGGGGTGATTCGCGACGTGCTCTCCAATCAGGTGCCGCTGATCCTGCGCAAGGAGGTCTACGCCTCGGCGTGCATCGCCGGGGCGCTGCTGATGGTGGTGCTGCATCGCCTGGGGGTGGACCACCCCGTGGCGGCCCTGGCCGCCGCCCTGGTGGTGATCGCCGTGCGTCTGCTGGCGGTGCGTTACAACTGGGCGCTGCCGCGCGCGGAGCAATAGACGCGTCGCGCCGGTCACGGCGCCCGCGGGTGAAATTAGACTTCAAAAAACGTTAAAACAATGTTATAAAAGTCGGC
This window of the Geoalkalibacter sp. genome carries:
- a CDS encoding cytochrome c3 family protein; amino-acid sequence: MAIFHRTVFLGLLLTLCLLAAPARATVVHNFDCKNCHKVGVSFTDLGQTSANICLQCHKEGGGPILMLDGQYRAPKARFAPGDASNAKGSYPQGLVPGAQNSHMWAAKDVNPAAGARAPVNRLFYGRYGISTGKLTCQRCHDPHSRDPDNTKILRMGAGSRDEMCIECHAPWVVDAADRGLLSHPTVTNYAAVAAAKPGKYRAPEEVEAWPGDIQLLSNGGVGCASCHGVHFADSSSDTPVAPGLAGQGDGKILRADGPLADDKSTLCQACHKYQPHGSATETIGCLVCHSGHSYNEGEVNYFVLRSRVETATYGPVTGLRYTALPDIHGGSSSIAEQWAGISGTANGYCERCHGEVTTMESSRDHVAGENCIGCHSHNGAGMSYSFAANCNDCHGFPPANPVRAGPDGYAYVEDPPRDYAAQSFYKPENLTPHTSHAGASSGYGFSCGVCHNADDFAATHNQGSFQDVLLAGNSFAPLTSGNGVLNPAYTPTGAGSCSNVYCHSNGGRRNASGSKTPADFVPVTVSWGGGKGTISTCTACHGNDAASMNTRNSGAHLKHVARYACNVCHAQTASSATALLPGARGTTHVNGRVDVAFDGDYSLGHALLGAGTYDSLNGTCAVVCHSDGKGNFAAPDWDEPASGGCGSCHAVSGAGLGGSHAAHVDPLGANIGCASCHGAGADTGSHAGHLDGRLTANETSCNACHGVESPEIILVWGNPESADCITCHTGAQTTVYLDRDGVQRAAAAQSAYFSAGHGKQSATGGSNPPAQACNGCHSLDYDAAHMGAGDTARLRTLDGKNYSSNPNAYCGACHTFAAQAHYATSGASQDGTRCTFCHDPHGQGAGHDAMIRETIGGRQVVGFSDKTQRASYFVAVPNAAGNNQYGICQVCHEAGAVNYFNRSVAAPAHFAGDCLACHKHDHDTTAFAPSGCNGCHGGGNNTVPADNFWPDGTLRDGYNVADRAGSHFAHVDAIGQALSGLNDAAWAAYGDKLSYQNQACAYCHPDPGGRNASDGPHSSPVTGRADVTADLHGDVWNDTKFRDLYGNVDPTGFYNPVIQRCSNIACHSNGDFTWTWYEDQVAPSKITDLAAVTGSAVGTVKLSWTPPYNDGDLGPDYTGSRGPGVYGYEVRYRTGGPVTDANWASSTIAAGPPSAVRNYENDPRTQTMIVQGLTPGVTYYFGVKSFDETLINFSPASNSQSAQALLDTFAPRFQGLESARPAYIDGSVDLHWSPARDDTGPITYLVYWVLANQSIDWNTPQAQTSALNYHVTGLQNGLDYKFAVRARDAAPAQNIDGNTVVREAIPQRPFENPIQGRMYYAVADGGTNLGGQSTNLALGCNSKTAWGYERFALLREEGYLCTGRKDRNTIETITSSGNIVTWVFNTAYPKATAIHGASFSLYLRNRSDSSANNVWFDLGYWKDGQFETLETFFRAVPRRHRGVVKAYFPPPKPPGDDEAPAIYNVPAGGKLAIRMRKQTTTDMEIRFGSRRGPSVLTVYEQQENLLPGMFSVTTPASPAAGVLNLNWSAATDAEGDPVTYDVYASIDHGATWPFIIATDLTGTSVSWDTRKAGIGMTAAQGGVRVRVGAADGLMHRIPTGDPGGLTAGTYHDRRYISSNSFTVNNSVDTTPPAAITDLVAEHRPKAGTVWLYWHAPGDDGKEGKAHQYDIRYKESVPYNPADAITSEAKWNAATPVVGAPPLPAEPGQSQGFEVLGLNPGKDYFFAVRTVDEAGNWSGLSNSPSAKGGLRCGVCHGNPPDDFATQGSHEMHGYTQVDCAKCHGEQAKYYNLKHYGGGIKLAWNNPKKGFVNEASTHSTLSSNLVEYHDDGTLIYRDTSGPGGFNDETLNKTNVDSGTCFGFNATGVTGCHGSGAPVWGDRDSVSCALCHGDPGRSTKDYYGRTWEDQTTDTRYGGNKPIYKAAPPINLLGNSNDFSVGQHLRHLNFSYRFTGDQCSMCHLGADHADGTVDVNLHPTAGDNAQWIPPQGGNPGTCIGTSQMRCHGDNADPPEWRPRTSEPNGPKLIACNECHGHEDNVFWPGATVAAATTGRASTVNGNQNGDGVGTTLTVSSTANNLQVGDRIKKGDTFFKITAKAGTVLTLHQPIPVGINFANGEVVRTEHIPHVYDGGVVRECTWCHVEGHPQGDETAEGRNPTGQETVFIPNNPMVGLDYSSGGVHLRKTINGRGPFHTEAQICWGCHDAQNPRISEWGYAGLPKNKVTEQAISNVSRGVTTTITSNNHGLQTGERVVIFMPNGTTILNGWAGTITRTGANTFVLDGLDTSSLAANTVSGNFNATGARWKLASHYDYGQLHSNSGSWGSRTPVSNWTTAYWDSPYFPYKTGPVASTHSVNPEATRPGVDAVAQIRCTYCHDVHDMNHAPGDVYSGRPYLRGSWMGNPYFEDGAPGRFKGFLDLSTAQRRAEYYYTGERDDYGMVPRGTTAMNKMGGYWIDQNSDYPTASWTLQDSAGLCTLCHGTDVNNMNKFDVNEQGNPDNAWLGQNGHSNAVLGGSGKHRVNVYNPSVRKEGTTWNKPGMGYQDTTGRDGERYYGLRNDGGGSNFINDAHRGTTTNSRGVYPYAWSDIENTNRYVYREFYWGVNLDTETAEPMYHRFSCSKCHNPHASRLPRLMITNCLDVSHNKWDDLYADDGDWTSGQAGGTSINWSTSNVMPYTGNDISGKARNRQFAYATSAQNCHRYVKVGTTVQEPGWNRVTPWDEPNQAWYNDN
- a CDS encoding trimeric intracellular cation channel family protein, with amino-acid sequence MSLLYTLDLIGTAAFAASGAWAGIRRRMDLLGVLVLGVVTATGGGTLRDILLGDVPPFSFKDETYLYLSFAVALVVFFCHRRLEFLQHPLQYFDAVGLGTFVVIGTGKALAFEMGFIGAVVMGVMTATAGGVIRDVLSNQVPLILRKEVYASACIAGALLMVVLHRLGVDHPVAALAAALVVIAVRLLAVRYNWALPRAEQ